Proteins encoded in a region of the Halothiobacillus diazotrophicus genome:
- the flgE gene encoding flagellar hook protein FlgE: protein MSFNTSITGLNAAQKDLDVTSNNIANANSTGFKQSRAQFGDIYAVSAYGNSKTATGQGVLTEAVQQQFTQGSLQFTNNSLDLAISGQGFFSFQPTLDSQQSVYSRAGALGVNKDGFIVNTAGQFLKALPVNANGTLQSTSLASAKPIQLPVAAGAPQATTTVTQSFNLPASATAPTVAFDPTQATPDPASYTQANSQQVYDSLGNTHTLTSYYVKTANPNEWNLYYQIDTQTPIQGPSTLTFNANGQLPATPAPFTVTATAASLGTGAAPLSINVQSQGDSTQYNAPFNMAAQSQNGNTTGQLTGISVGSNGLIQASYTNGQSVALGMVALVNFSDPQALKQVGNNSWAETVDSGSPTVGQPGTGSFGAIQGGALEQSNVDLTQQLVNLITAQRNFQANAQAIQTDKTATDAVINIR, encoded by the coding sequence ATGTCCTTCAATACTTCCATCACGGGGCTGAATGCCGCCCAGAAAGACCTGGACGTGACCAGCAACAACATTGCCAACGCCAACTCGACCGGTTTCAAGCAGTCCCGTGCCCAGTTCGGCGATATTTACGCCGTGAGCGCCTATGGCAACAGCAAGACCGCGACCGGGCAGGGCGTGCTCACCGAGGCCGTTCAGCAGCAATTCACCCAGGGCAGTCTGCAGTTCACCAACAACTCGCTGGATCTGGCAATTTCCGGTCAGGGATTCTTCTCTTTCCAACCGACGCTCGACAGCCAGCAGTCGGTCTATTCGCGTGCCGGTGCTCTGGGCGTGAACAAGGACGGGTTCATCGTCAATACGGCAGGGCAGTTCCTCAAGGCGCTCCCGGTGAATGCAAATGGGACCCTGCAGTCGACGTCTCTCGCCAGTGCAAAGCCCATTCAGCTCCCCGTGGCCGCCGGCGCACCCCAGGCTACGACGACCGTCACCCAGTCCTTCAACCTGCCTGCCAGTGCGACGGCGCCCACGGTGGCCTTCGATCCTACCCAGGCGACACCGGATCCGGCATCCTACACCCAGGCCAACTCGCAGCAGGTCTACGATTCCCTGGGCAATACGCACACGCTGACGAGCTATTACGTCAAGACGGCCAATCCTAACGAGTGGAACCTGTATTACCAGATCGATACGCAGACACCGATCCAGGGGCCGTCCACCCTGACCTTCAATGCGAATGGCCAACTGCCCGCGACGCCTGCACCGTTCACGGTCACGGCCACGGCGGCCAGCCTGGGTACGGGGGCCGCACCCTTGAGTATCAATGTGCAGAGCCAGGGCGATTCCACTCAATATAATGCGCCGTTCAACATGGCGGCCCAGTCGCAAAACGGGAATACGACCGGACAGCTCACGGGGATTTCCGTAGGCAGCAACGGCCTGATTCAGGCCAGTTATACCAATGGCCAGTCGGTAGCCCTGGGCATGGTGGCGTTGGTCAATTTCAGCGATCCTCAGGCACTCAAGCAGGTCGGCAACAACTCCTGGGCCGAGACCGTGGATTCGGGCAGCCCGACGGTGGGGCAGCCGGGAACGGGTTCGTTCGGTGCCATTCAGGGGGGCGCGCTGGAGCAGTCCAACGTGGATCTGACTCAACAGCTCGTCAACCTGATTACCGCTCAGCGGAATTTCCAGGCGAACGCACAGGCGATTCAGACGGACAAGACGGCGACCGATGCGGTGATCAATATCCGGTGA
- the flgF gene encoding flagellar basal-body rod protein FlgF: MDRLAYIAMSGAKQTLLAQATNANNLANVNTQGFKADLDAYTSLPVYGPTYASRVYAQDVRTGTDFQPGPLMTTGRDLDIALKGQGFIAVQAPDGSVAYTRRGDLHVSPNGQLQTAEGDPVMGNQGPIAIPPANRIDILADGTISIIPLGGTPNAPAQIDRIRLVNPPATALEKRADGLFGLKPNTPAPQPDATIQVASGVLEGSNVNAVDAMVKMIEYGRLFEMQTKMIKTAGEDSANADKLLQFS, from the coding sequence ATGGATCGTCTTGCCTATATCGCCATGAGTGGCGCCAAGCAGACCCTGTTGGCACAGGCCACCAACGCCAACAATCTGGCCAACGTGAACACGCAGGGGTTCAAGGCCGACCTGGATGCCTATACCTCGCTCCCGGTGTATGGCCCGACCTATGCCAGCCGTGTCTATGCCCAGGATGTCCGTACCGGTACCGATTTCCAGCCGGGCCCTCTGATGACCACAGGCCGCGATCTCGATATCGCCCTCAAGGGACAGGGATTCATCGCGGTTCAAGCCCCTGACGGCTCCGTGGCCTATACGCGTCGCGGCGATCTGCATGTATCGCCCAACGGGCAGTTGCAAACGGCCGAGGGGGATCCCGTGATGGGCAACCAGGGACCGATCGCCATTCCACCGGCCAATCGGATCGATATTCTGGCCGACGGTACGATTTCCATCATTCCTTTGGGCGGCACACCAAATGCGCCTGCGCAGATCGATCGTATCCGTCTCGTCAATCCGCCGGCCACCGCGCTTGAAAAACGTGCCGACGGACTGTTCGGTCTGAAGCCCAATACGCCGGCGCCGCAGCCGGATGCCACGATCCAGGTCGCCAGTGGGGTACTCGAAGGCAGCAATGTGAATGCCGTCGATGCCATGGTGAAGATGATCGAGTACGGACGACTGTTCGAGATGCAGACCAAGATGATCAAGACGGCAGGCGAGGATAGCGCCAATGCCGACAAATTATTGCAATTCAGCTGA
- the flgG gene encoding flagellar basal-body rod protein FlgG has protein sequence MTTPALWIAKTGLDAQQTRMSVISNNLANVNTTGFKQDRAVFEDLIYQNYRQVGSANTQQNEVPTGLNIGTGVKVVATEKNHTQGNLVTTNNALDLAINGRGFFQVLQPDGSVAYTRDGSFSLNSNGQVVTANGLALQPAITIPQGAQSITVGSDGTVSVQLAGQAQPTQVGTINLADFVNPAGLQPIGDNLFLESGSSGAAQTSTPGLNGVGAMQQGMLESSNVNVVEELVSMIETQRAYEMNSKAISTTSSMLQTLNQNV, from the coding sequence ATGACGACGCCAGCTCTTTGGATCGCGAAAACCGGCCTCGATGCGCAGCAAACCCGCATGTCGGTCATTTCCAACAACCTTGCCAACGTGAACACGACCGGGTTCAAGCAGGATCGGGCCGTCTTCGAGGACCTGATCTATCAGAACTACCGTCAGGTCGGCTCGGCCAACACGCAACAGAACGAGGTGCCGACCGGTCTGAACATCGGTACGGGTGTGAAAGTCGTCGCCACGGAGAAAAACCATACGCAGGGCAATCTCGTGACGACCAACAATGCGCTGGATCTTGCCATCAACGGTCGCGGCTTCTTTCAGGTGCTGCAACCGGACGGTTCCGTCGCTTACACGCGGGACGGCAGTTTCAGTCTGAACAGCAATGGTCAGGTCGTGACCGCCAACGGTTTGGCGTTGCAGCCGGCGATCACGATTCCGCAAGGCGCGCAGTCGATCACCGTGGGCAGCGACGGTACCGTCAGCGTGCAGCTGGCCGGTCAGGCCCAGCCCACGCAGGTCGGTACGATCAACCTGGCCGATTTCGTGAATCCGGCCGGCCTGCAGCCGATCGGCGACAACCTGTTCCTCGAGTCGGGTTCGAGCGGCGCGGCCCAGACCAGCACGCCGGGACTGAACGGGGTTGGTGCGATGCAGCAGGGCATGCTGGAAAGCTCGAACGTCAACGTGGTCGAGGAACTCGTCAGCATGATCGAGACGCAGCGTGCCTATGAGATGAACTCCAAGGCGATTTCGACAACGTCGAGCATGTTGCAGACGTTGAATCAGAACGTGTAA
- the flgH gene encoding flagellar basal body L-ring protein FlgH translates to MKNSGFVWVLGPVMLGGVTLGLGGCASQPPVKPDPSFSVVMPPEESQNNPMQTSGAIYQPGQMDNMFVDARPYRVGDILTVVLQESMNGSKSATTATNKSQATAITPPAVFGLTSSAIARLTGNLSSSNAFKGDGTSAQTNNLSGQITVTVARVYANGSLFIQGQKYIGINQGTEYVKLSGLVRPQDIAPDNTVISTRIADAHIAYGGSGAVNDANNMGWLARFFNSPIFPF, encoded by the coding sequence ATGAAGAATAGCGGTTTTGTCTGGGTCCTGGGGCCCGTAATGCTGGGGGGGGTGACCCTGGGGTTGGGTGGATGCGCCAGTCAGCCCCCCGTCAAGCCGGACCCTTCCTTTTCCGTGGTCATGCCGCCGGAAGAGTCGCAGAACAACCCGATGCAAACCAGTGGCGCCATCTATCAGCCCGGTCAGATGGACAATATGTTCGTGGATGCGCGGCCTTACCGGGTCGGCGACATTCTCACGGTGGTGCTGCAGGAAAGCATGAATGGCAGCAAGAGCGCCACCACGGCCACCAACAAATCACAGGCGACCGCCATCACGCCGCCTGCCGTATTCGGGCTGACCTCGTCGGCCATTGCCCGACTGACCGGGAACCTGAGCAGCAGCAATGCGTTCAAGGGGGACGGTACCAGTGCGCAGACGAACAATCTCAGTGGTCAGATCACCGTGACGGTCGCCCGTGTCTACGCCAACGGTAGCCTGTTCATCCAGGGTCAGAAGTACATCGGCATCAATCAGGGCACGGAGTACGTGAAGCTTTCCGGGCTGGTCCGGCCGCAGGACATCGCGCCGGACAACACCGTCATCTCCACGCGGATTGCCGATGCCCATATCGCCTACGGGGGCAGCGGTGCCGTCAACGATGCCAACAACATGGGCTGGCTGGCACGCTTCTTCAACAGCCCGATCTTCCCGTTCTAA
- a CDS encoding flagellar hook assembly protein FlgD, translated as MTTTNSVTNNPYAALGLAASTATNGTTGGGAQTLDMNSFMKLLTTQLQNQDPTNPTDNSQMVAQLAQFSALQGINQLNTTVSGFQTSVQSNQIMQAASLVGKAAIVKGGSAYVSTSTSSTGAQQTSGLLGAVDVPTGATDLKVTITNANGQVVNTQSVPITGSAQPTFAWNGLLPDGSTAPAGTYKVTASATVDGKGVAAQTYVGAVIDSVGVSSNGPKLNLAGGLPSAQLSDVVQILN; from the coding sequence ATGACTACCACGAATTCGGTGACCAATAATCCCTATGCCGCGCTCGGACTGGCCGCATCGACCGCCACCAACGGTACGACGGGCGGCGGGGCGCAAACCCTGGATATGAACAGCTTCATGAAGCTGCTGACGACGCAGCTGCAGAACCAGGATCCGACGAACCCGACCGACAACAGTCAGATGGTCGCCCAGCTGGCGCAATTCAGTGCCCTGCAGGGGATCAACCAGCTCAATACGACCGTCAGTGGGTTCCAGACCTCCGTGCAGTCCAACCAGATCATGCAGGCCGCATCCCTGGTCGGCAAGGCCGCCATCGTCAAGGGTGGGTCGGCGTACGTGTCGACATCGACGTCCTCGACCGGAGCCCAACAGACGTCCGGATTGCTGGGCGCCGTCGACGTACCGACGGGGGCCACGGATTTGAAGGTCACCATCACGAATGCGAATGGTCAGGTGGTCAACACGCAATCCGTGCCGATCACGGGGTCGGCGCAACCCACCTTTGCCTGGAATGGTCTGTTGCCCGATGGCAGCACCGCCCCGGCCGGAACCTACAAGGTCACGGCCAGTGCGACGGTGGATGGCAAGGGCGTGGCGGCGCAAACCTATGTGGGGGCGGTCATCGATAGTGTCGGTGTGTCGTCGAATGGTCCGAAACTGAATCTGGCCGGCGGGCTGCCTTCGGCACAGCTTTCGGATGTCGTGCAGATTCTCAACTAG